Proteins from one Microtus pennsylvanicus isolate mMicPen1 chromosome 7, mMicPen1.hap1, whole genome shotgun sequence genomic window:
- the LOC142854263 gene encoding uncharacterized protein LOC142854263, with translation MLNPYREASGGGTGSTAGAQKAGGSEAWGLGTQAWARAAPGTPYTTLGDVRKRSETSPSWPWGWGERTRDPAQPVRVLLTWLRGPDAFPHPQRLGKGGAGGDAPSPNAASASGGVDTPDSVLPPGRAEGDFEAPPRGSWTQVLCGPAASRRPRPRDPSLPPTAMARPACPGRSAAAPSVRALDPAGPGGGETGDRTPFGLPRSRESPSHSAANWLGDMAGCPFALSRCGTPLPGDGRLGNGVCDVTPERANRSSSREEAARPPSLCFLTRVSERARAEGAGAAASRVARMSGEAPPPRLYIKRWRGARRRHFALEWSSV, from the exons ATGCTGAACCCATACCGAGAGGCGAGTGGGGGGGGGACGGGGTCGACCGCAGGCGCGCAGAAGGCCGGGGGCAGCGAGGCCTGGGGTCTCGGGACACAGGCCTGGGCACGCGCAGCCCCCGGGACCCCGTACACGACCCTCGGGGACGTTCGGAAACGTTCGGAAACCTCGCCCTCGTGgccgtgggggtggggggagcggaCACGTGACCCGGCCCAGCCAGTCCGAGTGCTGCTGACGTGGCTGCGCGGCCCCGAtgctttcccccacccccagcggCTAGGGAAGGGAGGGGCCGGGGGCGACGCCCCCTCCCCCAACGCCGCCTCGGCTTCCGGGGGGGTTGACACCCCGGATTCCGTGCTCCCCCCCGGCCGGGCCGAGGGCGACTTTGAAGCCCCCCCCCGTGGTTCCTGGACCCAG GTTCTCTGCGGCCCAGCAGCCTCCCGCCGGCCCCGCCCGCGcgacccctccctccctccgacGGCGATGGCGCGACCAGCCTGCCCCGGGCGATCGGCGGCCGCCCCGAGCGTGCGAGCCCTGGACCCGGCGGGACCTGGAGGTGGGGAGACAGGCGACCGCACGCCCTTCGGCCTCCCTCGCTCCCGGGAGTCGCCGAGCCACAGCGCAGCCAACTGGCTGGGAGACATGGCGGGCTGCCCCTTCGCCTTGTCTCGCTGCGGTACTCCACTGCCGGGTGATGGACGCCTTGGAAATGGAGTCTGTGACGTCACCCCGGAGCGGGCCAATAGGAGCAGCTCCCGCGAAGAGGCGGCCCGGcctcccagcctctgcttcctcacgCGCGTGAGCGAGCGAGCACGCGCGGAGGGGGCGGGGGCCGCCGCCAGCCGGGTGGCGCGCATGAGCGGCGAAGCTCCGCCCCCCCGACTATATATAAAGCGCTGGCGCGGGGCTCGGCGGCGCCATTTCGCGCTGGAGTGGAGCAGCGTCTAG
- the Brd2 gene encoding bromodomain-containing protein 2 isoform X1, with the protein MLQNVTPHKLPGEGNAGLLGLGPEAAAPGKRIRKPSLLYEGFESPTMASVPALQLTPANPPPPEVSNPKKPGRVTNQLQYLHKVVMKALWKHQFAWPFRQPVDAVKLGLPDYHKIIKQPMDMGTIKRRLENNYYWAASECMQDFNTMFTNCYIYNKPTDDIVLMAQTLEKIFLQKVAAMPQEEQELVVTIPKNSHKKGAKLAALQGNITGAHQVPAVSSVSHTALYTPPPEIPTTVLNIPHPSVISAPLLKSLHSAGPPLLAVSAAPPAQPLAKKKGVKRKADTTTPTPTAILAPGSPASPPGGLEPKAARLPPMRRESGRPIKPPRKDLPDSQQQHQSSKKGKLSEQLKHCNGILKELLSKKHAAYAWPFYKPVDASALGLHDYHDIIKHPMDLSTVKRKMENRDYRDAQEFAADVRLMFSNCYKYNPPDHDVVAMARKLQDVFEFRYAKMPDEPLEPGPLPVSTVLPPGLAKSSSESSSEESSSESSSEEEEEEDDEDEEEESESSDSEEERAHRLAELQEQLRAVHEQLAALSQGPISKPKRKREKKEKKKKRKAEKHRGRVGIDEDDKGSRAPRPLQPKKSKKAGGGSSAMLGHSGFGTSGGSSNKLPKKAQKTAPPVLPTGYDSEEEEESRPMSYDEKRQLSLDINKLPGEKLGRVVHIIQAREPSLRDSNPEEIEIDFETLKPSTLRELERYVLSCLRKKPRKPYTIKKPVGKTKEELALEKKRELEKRLQDVSGQLNSTKKPPKKASEKTESSSAQQVAVSRLSASSSSSDSSSSSSSSSSSDTSDSDTG; encoded by the exons ATGCTGCAGAACGTGACTCCCCACAA GCTCCCTGGGGAAGGGAATGCAGGGTTACTGGGGCTGGGCCCAGAGGCAGCAGCACCGGGGAAAAGGATTCGAAAGCCTTCACTGCTGTATGAGGGATTTGAGAGCCCCACGATGGCTTCTGTACCAGCTTTACAACTGACCCCTGCCAACCCACCGCCCCCCGAGGTGTCCAATCCCAAAAAGCCAGGGCGGGTAACAAACCAACTGCAGTACCTGCACAAGGTGGTGATGAAGGCCCTGTGGAAGCACCAGTTTGCTTGGCCCTTCCGGCAGCCTGTGGACGCTGTGAAGCTGGGTCTGCCG GATTAccataagattataaaacagCCTATGGACATGGGTACTATCAAGAGAAGACTTGAAAACAATTACTACTGGGCTGCCTCAGAGTGTATGCAGGACTTCAATACAATGTTTACCAACTGTTACATTTATAACAAG CCCACCGACGACATCGTTCTGATGGCACAGACACTGGAGAAAATCTTCCTACAGAAAGTGGCAGCTATGCCACAAGAAGAACAAGAGCTTGTGGTGACCATCCCTAAGAACAGCCATAAGAAGGGGGCCAAGTTAGCAG CACTGCAGGGCAATATTACCGGTGCCCATCAGGTGCCTGCGGTTTCTTCTGTGTCGCATACAGCCCTGTATACACCACCGCCTGAAATACCCACCACTGTCCTCAACATTCCCCACCCGTCAGTCATCTCTGCTCCCCTTCTGAAGTCCCTGCATTCTGCTGGACCCCCACTCCTCGCTGTATCAGCAGCTCCTCCAGCTCAGCCCCTTGCCAAG AAAAAAGGCGTTAAACGGAAAGCAGATACAACCACCCCTACACCTACAGCCATCCTGGCTCCTGGCTCCCCAGCTAGTCCTCCTGGGGGTCTTGAGCCAAAGGCAGCGCGGCTTCCTCCTATGCGTAGAGAGAGTGGCCGCCCAATCAAACCCCCACGAAAAGACTTGCCTGACTCGCAGCAGCAACACCAGAGCTCTAAGAAAGGGAAGCTGTCAGAACAGCTAAAGCACTGCAATGGCATTTTGAAGGAGTTGCTCTCGAAGAAGCATGCTGCCTATGCCTGGCCTTTCTATAAACCAGTGGATGCTTCTGCTCTTGGCCTTCACGATTACCATGACATCATTAAGCATCCCATGGACCTCAGCACTGTCAAG CGGAAGATGGAGAATCGTGACTACCGAGATGCACAGGAGTTCGCTGCTGATGTTCGACTCATGTTCTCCAACTGCTATAAGTACAATCCTCCTGACCACGATGTCGTGGCCATGGCACGAAAGTTACAG GATGTGTTTGAGTTCCGCTATGCCAAGATGCCCGATGAGCCACTGGAACCAGGGCCTTTACCAGTCTCTACCGTCTTGCCTCCTGGGTTGGCCAAATCATCTTCAGAGTCTTCAAGTGAGGAAAGTAGCAGTGAGAGCTcctctgaggaagaggaggaagaggatgatgaagatgaggaagaggagagtgAGAGCTCGGACTCTGAGGAAGAAAGGGCTCATCGCCTGGCAGAGCTGCAGGAGCAG CTTCGAGCAGTGCATGAACAACTGGCTGCCCTATCCCAAGGCCCAATATCTAAGCCCAAgcggaagagagagaaaaaggagaaaaagaagaaacggAAGGCAGAGAAACATCGGGGCCGAGTTGGGATTGATGAAGACGACAAGGGGTCTCGGGCACCTCGACCGCTTCAGCCCAAGAAATCTAAGAAAGCCGGGGGTGGCAGTTCTGCTATGCTAGGCCACTCTGGCTTTGGGACTTCTGGAGGAAGTAGCAACAA GTTGCCTAAAAAGGCCCAAAAGACAGCCCCACCTGTCCTGCCCACTGGTTATGATtcggaggaggaggaagaaagcaggcccATGAGTTATGATGAAAAGAGGCAGTTAAGCCTGGATATCAACAAACTACCTGGGGAGAAGTTGGGTCGAGTTGTACATATCATCCAAGCCAGGGAACCCTCTTTACGTGATTCAAATCCAGAAGAAATCGAGATTGATTTCGAAACACTCAAGCCATCCACACTCAGAGAGCTTGAGCGATACGTTTTATCCTGCCTTCGGAAGAAACCCCGGAAGCCCTATA CTATTAAGAAACCTGTGGGAAAGACAAAGGAGGAGCTAGCTTTGGAGAAAAAGCGGGAACTAGAGAAGCGGTTGCAGGACGTCAGTGGACAGCTCAACTCCACCAAAAAACCTCCCAAAAAAG CGAGTGAGAAAACGGAGTCTTCATCTGCACAGCAAGTCGCAGTGTCCCGGCTCAGCGCTTCCAGCTCCAGCTCAGACTCCAGCTCCTCCTCTTCATCGTCCTCTTCTTCAGACACCAGCGATTCAGACACGGGCTAA
- the Brd2 gene encoding bromodomain-containing protein 2 isoform X2, whose product MDMGTIKRRLENNYYWAASECMQDFNTMFTNCYIYNKPTDDIVLMAQTLEKIFLQKVAAMPQEEQELVVTIPKNSHKKGAKLAALQGNITGAHQVPAVSSVSHTALYTPPPEIPTTVLNIPHPSVISAPLLKSLHSAGPPLLAVSAAPPAQPLAKKKGVKRKADTTTPTPTAILAPGSPASPPGGLEPKAARLPPMRRESGRPIKPPRKDLPDSQQQHQSSKKGKLSEQLKHCNGILKELLSKKHAAYAWPFYKPVDASALGLHDYHDIIKHPMDLSTVKRKMENRDYRDAQEFAADVRLMFSNCYKYNPPDHDVVAMARKLQDVFEFRYAKMPDEPLEPGPLPVSTVLPPGLAKSSSESSSEESSSESSSEEEEEEDDEDEEEESESSDSEEERAHRLAELQEQLRAVHEQLAALSQGPISKPKRKREKKEKKKKRKAEKHRGRVGIDEDDKGSRAPRPLQPKKSKKAGGGSSAMLGHSGFGTSGGSSNKLPKKAQKTAPPVLPTGYDSEEEEESRPMSYDEKRQLSLDINKLPGEKLGRVVHIIQAREPSLRDSNPEEIEIDFETLKPSTLRELERYVLSCLRKKPRKPYTIKKPVGKTKEELALEKKRELEKRLQDVSGQLNSTKKPPKKASEKTESSSAQQVAVSRLSASSSSSDSSSSSSSSSSSDTSDSDTG is encoded by the exons ATGGACATGGGTACTATCAAGAGAAGACTTGAAAACAATTACTACTGGGCTGCCTCAGAGTGTATGCAGGACTTCAATACAATGTTTACCAACTGTTACATTTATAACAAG CCCACCGACGACATCGTTCTGATGGCACAGACACTGGAGAAAATCTTCCTACAGAAAGTGGCAGCTATGCCACAAGAAGAACAAGAGCTTGTGGTGACCATCCCTAAGAACAGCCATAAGAAGGGGGCCAAGTTAGCAG CACTGCAGGGCAATATTACCGGTGCCCATCAGGTGCCTGCGGTTTCTTCTGTGTCGCATACAGCCCTGTATACACCACCGCCTGAAATACCCACCACTGTCCTCAACATTCCCCACCCGTCAGTCATCTCTGCTCCCCTTCTGAAGTCCCTGCATTCTGCTGGACCCCCACTCCTCGCTGTATCAGCAGCTCCTCCAGCTCAGCCCCTTGCCAAG AAAAAAGGCGTTAAACGGAAAGCAGATACAACCACCCCTACACCTACAGCCATCCTGGCTCCTGGCTCCCCAGCTAGTCCTCCTGGGGGTCTTGAGCCAAAGGCAGCGCGGCTTCCTCCTATGCGTAGAGAGAGTGGCCGCCCAATCAAACCCCCACGAAAAGACTTGCCTGACTCGCAGCAGCAACACCAGAGCTCTAAGAAAGGGAAGCTGTCAGAACAGCTAAAGCACTGCAATGGCATTTTGAAGGAGTTGCTCTCGAAGAAGCATGCTGCCTATGCCTGGCCTTTCTATAAACCAGTGGATGCTTCTGCTCTTGGCCTTCACGATTACCATGACATCATTAAGCATCCCATGGACCTCAGCACTGTCAAG CGGAAGATGGAGAATCGTGACTACCGAGATGCACAGGAGTTCGCTGCTGATGTTCGACTCATGTTCTCCAACTGCTATAAGTACAATCCTCCTGACCACGATGTCGTGGCCATGGCACGAAAGTTACAG GATGTGTTTGAGTTCCGCTATGCCAAGATGCCCGATGAGCCACTGGAACCAGGGCCTTTACCAGTCTCTACCGTCTTGCCTCCTGGGTTGGCCAAATCATCTTCAGAGTCTTCAAGTGAGGAAAGTAGCAGTGAGAGCTcctctgaggaagaggaggaagaggatgatgaagatgaggaagaggagagtgAGAGCTCGGACTCTGAGGAAGAAAGGGCTCATCGCCTGGCAGAGCTGCAGGAGCAG CTTCGAGCAGTGCATGAACAACTGGCTGCCCTATCCCAAGGCCCAATATCTAAGCCCAAgcggaagagagagaaaaaggagaaaaagaagaaacggAAGGCAGAGAAACATCGGGGCCGAGTTGGGATTGATGAAGACGACAAGGGGTCTCGGGCACCTCGACCGCTTCAGCCCAAGAAATCTAAGAAAGCCGGGGGTGGCAGTTCTGCTATGCTAGGCCACTCTGGCTTTGGGACTTCTGGAGGAAGTAGCAACAA GTTGCCTAAAAAGGCCCAAAAGACAGCCCCACCTGTCCTGCCCACTGGTTATGATtcggaggaggaggaagaaagcaggcccATGAGTTATGATGAAAAGAGGCAGTTAAGCCTGGATATCAACAAACTACCTGGGGAGAAGTTGGGTCGAGTTGTACATATCATCCAAGCCAGGGAACCCTCTTTACGTGATTCAAATCCAGAAGAAATCGAGATTGATTTCGAAACACTCAAGCCATCCACACTCAGAGAGCTTGAGCGATACGTTTTATCCTGCCTTCGGAAGAAACCCCGGAAGCCCTATA CTATTAAGAAACCTGTGGGAAAGACAAAGGAGGAGCTAGCTTTGGAGAAAAAGCGGGAACTAGAGAAGCGGTTGCAGGACGTCAGTGGACAGCTCAACTCCACCAAAAAACCTCCCAAAAAAG CGAGTGAGAAAACGGAGTCTTCATCTGCACAGCAAGTCGCAGTGTCCCGGCTCAGCGCTTCCAGCTCCAGCTCAGACTCCAGCTCCTCCTCTTCATCGTCCTCTTCTTCAGACACCAGCGATTCAGACACGGGCTAA